The DNA region ACAGGTTTGGCCAGAGCTTGTCAGCTCTATTTAGGATTAGATGTTTGAGCTTGAGTGACATCTTACGGTGTTGACTTCAGAAGGCATTCTAGTACTTCCAGAGTAGAGAAAGTAATTCTCAAGTGCAGCAGTATTTAGTATTACCTAGGATGTCTCCTTGCGTAGTAGGTTGTCAGTGTTTGTTCTGATGGCAAACTGGATTAGTAagtctgcttctgtttcttctgtgaCAGGTGACTTCTGATACAACCAGACACTTAAGGGAAGGATTCATAAAGAGAAGCCTGGAAAGACTAAAGCTGCAAGAACAGGAgttgaaaaaaaggaaagagaaaaaaaaaaaggggagggaaaagagaagagggTTGAAAGGTGAGGCTGTACTTTAGAGAATGTCCATCAGCTGTTTCTTCAGATTTGTTACACTATTTCATACCAAGTGGCATCCAAGAAGGGAGTTGTCAACTGTAAAAACCCAGGCTTTGAGGAAACGGGAATCCAAGAACTTGAACCAATCCTTatagtttttaatttgtgttactgtgggaaagaaaagcaacctAACTCAGTGTGTAAGGCATCAGATGGAGTCAGTTATGAGAAAGTGGTTGGACTAGAGACATTCTGAGGTACTTTCAGACTTgaccattctatgcttctggAAACTGAGAGCTGTTGCCCTCAGGTTGCACCAAGACTTAAGCTTCTGCATGAGGTTGATTTCTTGTgttgtttatatatttatttctatttttctatgcTGCAGCATCACAAATCAATGTGTTTATGGTTTGAAGTAAAGTTAATGTACATTTCTAGGTGCCTCCCACTTGACTGTAAGGTCCAAAGCTAGGAATGagcactttttttctgcctttccttccaCCCTCTTTTACacgttggtttttttttcattgttgttatCTTTAGGGCAGTGGTTTTGAATTTTGTATATGAGTAACAGTAGTTATATAAAAGCTTAGATGCTGTGGGTAGTGTGCTTGTATTGCATCCTACACTGTCACTGGTAATTAACCATGTTACACACCTTCATGtctaaagaaaagcaaagaaaagaaaaccaacaaaacaaaacaaaaaaacaccctgaATTTTAgaatgctatggcagttctgtaGCACAAATAGAACttggtcaggttggatggggctctgagcacctgatgaagctgtaggtgtccccgTTCACTGCAAAGGGGTTGGACCAGACACCTTTGAagatcccttctaactcaaatgattctgtgattctaacatAGTATATAAAATGTTGGATCTCTGAAAACATTGCtatgcttctgtttttaattgaatatCTTCTTACTCAAATGCTTTAAAGATTGGAATTTTAAATACTTGTGTGAACACTTTGTTCCTTGAGTTTTCTGGAGTTTTCCATATCGTATCTTGTCGGTTGTTTAGTAGATCTGTTTCCTACAGGACAAGGTTTCAAAAAAATGTGGCAGCTTCAACTTGAATTTTTATAACAGTGGAAGTGGTCTTGTAACTCTTAATGTCACCCTCATGCTAATCTGTAGGGGAGCTTTGTTAAGGTAAGAGTTAGATCCATATGCTCAGTTCTGATTGTGTCCTTGGAGACAAAAGATAATGTGAGTCTGTCTTCTTGGCATTGTGTATAAAGAAAACCCTAGAATACAAACCGTTAGAAGAGGTAAATACAGAACTACTATGTTCTAAGTTGTGCATCGGTGAGATGCATGTCATCAACATGTGTTGTTTCTTTAAACATGTTATTGTAACAACCATCATTTCTTATTAGTCAAATGTGGGCTCTTGGTGACAGGTTGCTTATTATTAGCAGTTCAAAGTCTGACATCCAATTTCCCAGGACTCCAAGTGTAAAACAAGTGTCATCTAAATTGTCCCATATTGATAATTACCTAGAAAAAAACGTGATGATGAACAAAAAgttcaagagagaaaaaagaaagctaagctcaagaagagaggagaggcaGATAGATGGAGATGAAAAGCATCCCCAAAAGCAGCACAAAGTACCAGCTGAAGAACAGCAGTGGCCAGAGAATGTGCctgaatgggaagaaaggaaatccCTGCTAGCTCAGAGAAGAGCGGAGTCTGTCAGACTGCTTACAGTGCTGTTAAACCATGTGAAAGTAAGAATACTTTAAAACCTATTTTACAATTTGAAGGATGTTTGTTAGAGCTTGAGTAATTTGGTAGACATTTGGTGTCTTATTGCTGTTTGAAAGAATGTCTTAGGAGTGACTGAACACTGAGAAGGCCTGAGGTCTAAATCTTGTGACAGTTTGTCCTGGGAGCAAAGGTGGTGTGATTCTACTCAGAAACTTTGATACTTGTTTGAACCTTGTCAATATTATATCAAGATAGGGCTGGAAGGACTGCATCATCTCCTATTAGACTTGATCCAACATTGCAAACAGGGAAATTAGGGGTGGGAATGTAAAGGTTGATGTTTGGTCTCAGGTCTGCAAGTGAAAGAACTAAGTTCATATGGATTACGCTGATTTCATTTCTAACAGCTTCTGTGTTGTGGCCAACACTAAGCTATAAGTTTTATTTGATTGACTTAGATAATATCTTGAGAAAGTCAGCAGAGGAGTGGTACAAATTGGAGTGTTTTACACAGAAATTCATGTTTGGAGGCTTATTTTAGTGCTTTGGGGTGAAAAAGTTTGAAATCTTAGGGGTTCTAACGTGACGTTTTCTTCATCATTTGCTACATAAAAATTAGCTCGCAGCTTTTAACAAgtctatttttcaacatttaagATTTCTAAAGGTCCACCATTCACTAAGAGTTAAAGTTAGAGGCTACCTTTGCCATTCTGCGTGAATTTTAGGGCTCCACAACAGTTGATTTGGGCATTAATTACATAGGTTGCTCAGAAAGTCATgtctcccatttatttccatgaaagcTACGACAGACagaaagagcacaatgacactATTTTATggagcaaattttcagctgcaTATCACTAATTTTCAACATGAACTGATTCAtgcagatgagctgatcaagatgTTCTTTATTTCGTTGTGTGACAGCTGTgcctggccatccagaacatggtttgtctttcatttcGCTGTCAccgctgctgaaatgcaccacccagcCCTCACTGCgctgacatccactgtttggtctccatcagtgTTCACCAAGCCTTGGTGGATGTCAGTGGGTCCCATTTTTTTctgcgtggaggaattcagtttcaCCCCTTTGCTTTATCCACACTCCCAtgtcagaaattattttctgctgccatctgtcacacggccACACGCTGTAACAGGtcattggtgggaaggttcagcctctactgccataccaccacaATCCTCCTCTGATGCTGCAGGCCAACAGGAtaacataggaggcattgcttttggagcagccctcatgtGAATTTGATGAGTTAAATAAACGTTTATTTTCTTGGTTTCAACACATGGAAAGCATTAGGTTGGTTGTATTTGGACCCATTAAAACTATGTACAGTAAAATAATTAgtctaaataaaatattcttatcTACAAAAATCTAGTAATTTTTCTATTGTAAACAACACTGGTTGTGATGCAGTAATCAaacaataaatgttttctgaagcaACTGTAGTGAGGTAGATGAATTATTTGAAAGGACAACTGTCTTAGTTACTTGAGAATGCCCTGTTCTGAGACAAAGAAGCATCTTTAGTTCTGGCCTAGGAGTAGTGAGATTGTGTGATCAAGCTCTGAATTAAGCTAAATTTATCTCCTTTATAATTCTTCTGAACGTAGAACTGCATATTTATGAGTTTGCAACTTGCAGACTTTATAGTTCTCTGTGCTCAATAAACATACATAATCATTTTCCCAATTTTCATTTGAAGGATTTTGTGCAGTTGGCAAGTCAGAAAGTGGATCCTTCACTGGGCGTAAGGAAGGATGATTCCTTTTCTGAAGCAGCATTAAAAGCCATACATCAGAAACAGATTAACTCCTGTTATCTTATGCACAAAGATTTGGAACACAGGGAAGAGCTTAAGTGTCAGTTAACCCAAAAAAGTAGCAGCTTATGTTGTGAGGAAGGAGATTTGACTGCCTTTTGTGCATCTACTTCTCATATAGTCAAGACAATTTTAAATGACCCCGCTGCAGCTCTAAGTTCTGGCAGATTGACTGGCAGAGATGCATACAACTCCTTTGGCTGTGGATCTATACTGATTACAGTGACTCAAGACTGCAAGGTCATTGAATCTCTAGACGGAAGGGACTGCCAAACACTGAACGTGGTTCACACACAGACAGGGTCTGAAGATGgttacagaaagcaaaaggttTATGAGACCGATGAAttcattcattatttattaaacTACTATCAGACACCAAGCTATGAACGTGTTTCCCTAGGGACAAAAAACTCTGCAAACAAGTCCTGGTGGAAGAGAGTGGTGTGCAGTGATGGTCGTGGTTTTCACATCAGCTTGTGTAACAAGCAAGGTCGGCATTTCAGAGAAGTGAGTCTTGTACAGAATCTAAACAGCAGAAATTGCGTTAGTGATGATAACTGTAGACTAGTGATCACTGCTGGGGAATTTGAATCAACAGACACAGTGGTGAAAAATAAGACCTGTGCAGACAGGCTTGCAAAGAAGTTGCAAATACAGAGAAATGACACACTCACTGTTGACTACTTATCACATGCTGAACCAAATCATTCTTCGgattgcactgctgctgctcgtGATGAGGAATTTGAACAAGAAGATGGTAGAAATGAAGATACCAAACAATACAAAACTTGTAGATCGTACAAATTACAGGACTTGTTGGAAGAGATCAGTGATTCTGAGTACTTCAGTGAGGCATGCAGCGGTGCAATGAGGAGTGTAGAAAGGAGTGAACAAATTTACAGCAATTGTAATAAAGGGTGCTTGCCtgcaagagagaaagagagaaaattactGGTTTATTTCAAGAATGTAACTCTGGAAGGTCaaacaaaggaaagcagcaaatgTAACTTCTGTTCTAATTCTGCCCAGGAGGGCTTGGCTAGGCAGTGTGATCATAACCTTGAAAAGTCATGCAAGAGGTCTAGCAGTAAATTGACACATAA from Meleagris gallopavo isolate NT-WF06-2002-E0010 breed Aviagen turkey brand Nicholas breeding stock chromosome 9, Turkey_5.1, whole genome shotgun sequence includes:
- the LOC104912214 gene encoding A-kinase anchor protein 17B, with the protein product MWALGDRLLIISSSKSDIQFPRTPSVKQVSSKLSHIDNYLEKNVMMNKKFKREKRKLSSRREERQIDGDEKHPQKQHKVPAEEQQWPENVPEWEERKSLLAQRRAESVRLLTVLLNHVKDFVQLASQKVDPSLGVRKDDSFSEAALKAIHQKQINSCYLMHKDLEHREELKCQLTQKSSSLCCEEGDLTAFCASTSHIVKTILNDPAAALSSGRLTGRDAYNSFGCGSILITVTQDCKVIESLDGRDCQTLNVVHTQTGSEDGYRKQKVYETDEFIHYLLNYYQTPSYERVSLGTKNSANKSWWKRVVCSDGRGFHISLCNKQGRHFREVSLVQNLNSRNCVSDDNCRLVITAGEFESTDTVVKNKTCADRLAKKLQIQRNDTLTVDYLSHAEPNHSSDCTAAARDEEFEQEDGRNEDTKQYKTCRSYKLQDLLEEISDSEYFSEACSGAMRSVERSEQIYSNCNKGCLPAREKERKLLVYFKNVTLEGQTKESSKCNFCSNSAQEGLARQCDHNLEKSCKRSSSKLTHKGQKSERHFREEERNTYKMKKKRKNLSSSDFLSDECGFSEAESCIQLESLRKIQRKCNKAFHNKVKFKTLHAGTAAPGITASDCFPLQETLRRTGDERKLKLRREMDADERGCPLFPLEIIQTNPCSDTFCGAEPRRGC